Within Candidatus Margulisiibacteriota bacterium, the genomic segment TTTAAGAAAACCCAAAAAAGACCGATGATCCTTCCTGTAGTGATAGAAGTTTGAATATATGAAAGATATATAAAAATATATTATCACAAGGAGCGATACCATGACTGACATAAACTATGAAAAAGCCATTTTTGCCGGAGGATGTTTCTGGTGTATGCAGCCTCCTTTTCAAAAACTTGATGGGGTAATTGCTGTTACTTCCGGGTATACAGGAGGGACAAAAGAGAACCCTACCTATGAAGAAGTGTCTACTGGAAAGACCGGTCATGTCGAAGCTGTCGAGATTGTGTATGATCCTAAAAAGGTGTCTTACGATAAGTTGCTCGAAGTATTCTGGGAACAGATTGATCCCACGGATGAGAATGGACAGTTTTTTGACAGGGGGCCTCAGTACGTTCCCGCTGTTTTCTATCTTAACGACGAACAAAAACAATCGGCAGAAAAGTCAAAGAAAGCGCTTGAGGATAGTAAGCGATTTGATAAACGGCTGGTTATAAAAATTCTGCCTGCCTCGAAATTTTACGAAGCGGAAGAGTATCACCAGGACTTTTATAAGAAAAGCCCGGCAAGGTACAATACCTACAAAGCAGCTTCAGGAAGAGAACAATATCTTGCCAGAATCTGGAAAGAAAAAGATTCTGATTCTTCAGGAAAGAAGTAATGTACGAAGCAGGTATGATATTTTGCTTTCCTTAAATATTTACGGTAGCAGAAGCCTTTATTATGTGAAGTTATTGTAATATTATGAAGATGTGCGCTGGATAATCCCGTGGTTGCAGCCAAATTGCGATAACTATTTGCCTTCCGTAAATTCATCGATAATCTTAATAGAGCGAGATTCGCAAAATCCCATTTTATATTAATAAAGGAGATTCATATGAAAAGAACTATTCCGTATTTTTTTGTGCTTTTGGCTGGGTTAAGTATTGCGGGGTGCAGCCAGCATATTTCCAAGGTGTATGATGATCGGGAGGATAAAGATATAGTAGTAGTTAATAATAAAGAACAGGTTATAGCGCAGGGAATTGTTAATCTTAACCTTCCCGTTGGGACTAGCTTGCGTACTTCTGGTATTGCCAGTCAGATAGCAACCCAATCTATAGCCATTAGCGTGACATCCCCAAGTTTTCTTAAGTTTTCTGTTTCCAATAATAACCTGCTGTTCAATGTCGACGACCTCTATCCGGTGCAAGCAACGGGTAATATTTCTCTCTCTCTCAAGACTAATCAGATTGACATCGTGGCTTCAGATAATGTAACCGGTGTTTTTGTGAGAGCTTACTTGTCCAACAATGAAACGGGGCTCCGAGGTAACTTGATTACCGGTAGCGTACTTCCCCTCAAGATAAACACGAATAGCGGTACGTTTATGCAACTTGGAGCTTTGCCTTTGATATTGAAAACCTTTGATGTCAGCCAGCAAAAACCGATCAATGAGACAATGATCCTTGGACTGACTGCCGATTTTACTCAGGCATTGAACCAGACTTATTCAACGGGTATAGTTCTGGAATTCGTTAAAACTATTAACTAGTGAACTAATCTCAAGAGCGATTTTCTTGTTGTAATTATTATTTGCTGGCCTGGACTCGAAATTCCAGGCCAGTACTGCAAGTGTGTTTATTGTTACATTTTTATCAGCTATTCAGACCCTCTTTAGCGGGGATTTCTACTTCCCTTTTTTAATTTTCCTGAATGCCTTTTGGGATAATTCTGCTAGTAATTTAATTCGAGGCATGGATAGCTTTTCCCCTGACCATATGAAGTCATCCGCTAACTGTTCAGTCCTACTAGATGCTCTATTCACTGTCTGACTATAATTTATGGTTCATACAAATTACCTTTTTAATAAAAGAATTATATCCTGCATTGGAACAAAATCACTTCGCAAGCCTTCAATACCTAATGACCAACCAGCAATCTTGCCTTTCTATTGTAATTATCTTATAGCATGAACAAAAAGTTATAGGTGAATTTTATGTTTACACACAAAACAAATTTTATTTTTTATTCGTGTAAACTGACTGATTTTGTCTGGGTGGCTATGCTATAATATCATAATAGATAACTTCCATGAAATGTTTATGTGTTGCTGATTGGCGATTGCTGGATGATTTTTGCTATGCCGGTTAATTGGATGATGTAGGTTGAGACCCAGGGACCTGCGGCTTTTGTGAGGTTGTTACTGTGACATTAAATCGGGGGGATCTTTTTTTATGGAAGAAAATACTGATAAAAAATATTATGCACACACTATGCCTGACAAAGGTCCGGAAGAGTGGCAATTTCTGGAAGATCATTTGCAGAATGTAGCGAGGATGGCAGGAGAGTTTGCTTCTGAGTTTGAATCAAGAGAATGGGCATGTTTCGCTGGTTTATGGCATGATCTTGGTAAATATTCGAGTGCTTTTCAGGAGTATATTGGAAAATGTGGAATCCAGCTTGATGAAGATGAAGACACAGCTATTATTGGAAATAAGAAAAGCGATCATACTTCTGCTGGCGCAATATGGGCAAAAGAACGTTTATTTGATCAAGGTTTTTCTAAAGGATTACAACATATATTGTCGTATGTAATTGCAGGACATCATGCAGGATTACATAATTGGCATAATGAGATCGGAATTAGTGGTAATTTGCAGAGCCGTTTAGAGAAAATAGAATTACTGGAAGATATAAGATCTAAGATTAATAAGACCATTAACATAGCGATTATCTTAAAACCGCCTTGTGGCAAAGCTCTTACGGATGAGGCAATACATTTATGGATGCGTATGATCTTTTCTTGTTTGGTCGATGCAGATCGGCTCGACACGGAAAAATTTATGAACCTTGATTTGTTTAGCCAGCGTAAACAATATTTAACTCTTAATGCTTTGAACGTTTTATTTGATCAGCATATGAATGAACTCAAAAATAATGCAAAAGATACCTTCGTTAATAGGATTAGGGCAAATATTTTAAAACAATGTATGCAGAAAGGTATCGGTACTCCAGGTTTTTTCTCAATAACAGTACCTACTGGGGGAGGGAAGACCCTTTCTTCTATGGCTTGGGCATTGGAACACGCTAGAAAACACAATAAAAAAAGAATAGTTTTTGCTATTCCCTATACCAGTATCATTACCCAAACTGCACAAATTTACCGTGATATTTTCGGGGAAGAAAATGTAGTTGAGCATCATAGCAATATTGATGAAGATACAAGATCACAAGCATCTAAACTAGCTTCTGAAAACTGGGATGCACCAATCATAATAACCACTAATGTTCAGCTTTTTGAATCCCTTTTTGCAGCAAAAACATCACGATGCCGCAAACTCCATAATCTTGCTAACAGTATAATTATCCTGGAT encodes:
- the msrA gene encoding peptide-methionine (S)-S-oxide reductase; the encoded protein is MNYEKAIFAGGCFWCMQPPFQKLDGVIAVTSGYTGGTKENPTYEEVSTGKTGHVEAVEIVYDPKKVSYDKLLEVFWEQIDPTDENGQFFDRGPQYVPAVFYLNDEQKQSAEKSKKALEDSKRFDKRLVIKILPASKFYEAEEYHQDFYKKSPARYNTYKAASGREQYLARIWKEKDSDSSGKK